A genomic segment from Hypanus sabinus isolate sHypSab1 chromosome 8, sHypSab1.hap1, whole genome shotgun sequence encodes:
- the LOC132397661 gene encoding cysteinyl leukotriene receptor 1-like — protein sequence MAAADLLVVFLDLILRQIPVIYKKYFSFLFSLRMCNMQVVMIYAATDCSVWFTVAFTFDRCVAICYQRLKNKYCTERTAAMVLGTVTAVSCSKNIFWYFILTGLYSFADNPRFCGTRNGFLGSPVWGTVAILHYLLTPVLPFVLILLLNAVTIRHVLVASRARKRLRCSSAGETHRDAEMESRRKSLILLLAISGNFISLWALFTVNYIWFQLYYLVRGIDFPPYSMQEVAFMLQLLSCCTNTAIYAVTQSLFREQLKDIMKYPLTLIIKYTQFRREPSNSVTCSA from the coding sequence atggcagcggcagATCTACTGGTCGTTTTTCTTGACCTGATTTTGAGGCAGATTCCTGTTATTTACAAGAAGTACTTCAGTTTTCTGTTTTCGCTGCGCATGTGTAACATGCAGGTGGTCATGATTTACGCAGCCACCGACTGTTCGGTTTGGTTTACCGTcgctttcacatttgatcgatgtGTGGCTATTTGTTACCAGAGGCTGAAGAATaagtactgcactgagagaacggcGGCAATGGTCCTGGGGACAGTGACCGCTGTGAGCTGTTCAAAGAATATTTTCTGGTATTTTATTCTCACAGGTCTGTATTCTTTTGCTGATAACCCTCGATTTTGCGGGACAAGAAATGGTTTTCTGGGTTCTCCAGTCTGGGGAACAGTTGCTATCCTCCATTACCTGCTCACACCTGTGCTCCCGTTTGTcctgattctgctgctcaacgcagTGACCATCAGACACGTTTTGGTGGCCAGCAGAGCCCGCAAGAGACTCCGATGTTCCAGCGCTGGGGAAACTCACAGGGACGCAGAGATGGAGAGCCGCAGAAAATCACTCATCCTTTTGCTGGCAATTTCGGGGAACTTCATTTCATTGTGGGCATTGTTTACAGTAAATTACATATGGTTCCAATTGTATTACCTGGTGCGGGGGATAGATTTTCCACCTTATTCAATGCAAGAGGTGGCCTTCATGCTGCAGCTCCTTAGCTGCTGCACAAATACGGCTATTTACGCTGTGACCCAGTCGCTTTTTCGGGAGCAGCTGAAAGATATTATGAAATATCCTCTCACTCTCATTATAAAATACACCCAGTTCCGAAGGGAACCAAGCAATTCAGTGACTTGTTCTGCCTAA